In one window of Hymenobacter nivis DNA:
- a CDS encoding DUF349 domain-containing protein produces the protein MEPTDHLLAAAQRFGYVADGEVWLRPVLGQPARRVGLVKESDADALTYFARRFEAFRAKVDELLDRMAASDNQGSFLMKVLHLKEQTLAYDALGDFAALRLQLEAAEAAVGVGVARNREKNLATKIGFVEEAEALRESVEWVSASEKVKDLRQGWLKTGPVDKPLADELEARFQAALQAFFDRRRAFQADKKAMANRVMNRYRDLVLQAEQLRESTQFEGASRQLKLLQQTWREVGGSLPKKQAAELWARFRGANNYFFERLKQHAEAQRAAGPHAGAPGLPEELLARKRSLAERAEALLAVPPQEAIQQAKNLQTEWKQVGTVRGEESDRIWQRFMLACDKVFELSALEYHLRKRPLPEGGAPGGRAQLRAAALRELLKTDAEELETLRGNFDNLAATPANEAFRQLLQTKIRSLERKVRTKNDLIVLFDQQAGKMA, from the coding sequence ATGGAACCAACCGACCACTTGCTGGCTGCTGCGCAGCGCTTCGGCTACGTGGCCGACGGCGAAGTGTGGCTGCGCCCCGTGCTGGGCCAGCCCGCCCGCCGCGTGGGCCTGGTGAAGGAGTCGGACGCCGACGCCCTCACTTACTTCGCCCGCCGCTTCGAGGCCTTCCGGGCCAAAGTCGACGAGCTGCTGGACCGCATGGCGGCCAGCGACAACCAGGGCTCTTTCCTGATGAAGGTGCTGCACCTGAAGGAGCAAACCCTGGCCTACGACGCGCTGGGCGACTTTGCTGCCCTGCGCCTACAACTGGAGGCCGCCGAGGCGGCCGTGGGCGTGGGCGTGGCCCGCAACCGCGAGAAAAACCTGGCCACCAAAATCGGTTTCGTAGAGGAGGCCGAGGCCCTGCGCGAGAGCGTGGAGTGGGTGTCGGCCAGCGAAAAGGTGAAGGACCTACGCCAGGGCTGGCTCAAAACCGGGCCCGTGGACAAGCCCCTGGCCGACGAGCTGGAGGCGCGCTTCCAGGCCGCCCTTCAGGCTTTTTTCGACCGCCGCCGGGCCTTCCAGGCCGATAAAAAGGCCATGGCCAACCGCGTCATGAACCGCTACCGCGACCTAGTGCTACAAGCCGAGCAGCTCCGCGAATCGACGCAGTTTGAGGGGGCCTCGCGCCAGCTCAAACTACTCCAGCAAACTTGGCGCGAAGTAGGCGGCAGCCTGCCCAAGAAGCAGGCTGCCGAGCTGTGGGCGCGCTTTCGCGGGGCCAACAACTACTTTTTCGAGCGCCTCAAGCAGCACGCGGAGGCCCAGCGCGCCGCGGGGCCCCACGCCGGGGCTCCCGGCTTGCCCGAGGAGCTGCTGGCCCGCAAGCGCTCCCTGGCCGAGCGCGCCGAAGCCCTGCTGGCCGTGCCCCCGCAGGAAGCCATTCAGCAGGCCAAAAACCTGCAAACCGAGTGGAAGCAGGTCGGCACGGTGCGCGGCGAAGAGTCGGACCGCATCTGGCAGCGCTTCATGCTGGCCTGCGACAAGGTGTTTGAGCTGAGCGCTTTGGAGTACCATTTGCGCAAGCGCCCGCTGCCCGAGGGTGGGGCCCCCGGCGGCCGCGCCCAGTTGCGGGCCGCCGCCCTGCGCGAGCTGCTTAAAACTGACGCTGAGGAGCTGGAAACGCTACGCGGCAACTTCGACAACCTGGCCGCCACGCCCGCCAACGAGGCGTTCCGGCAGCTGCTGCAAACCAAAATTCGCTCGCTGGAGCGAAAAGTGCGCACCAAAAACGATTTAATTGTGCTTTTTGACCAGCAGGCCGGTAAAATGGCTTAA
- a CDS encoding DUF2795 domain-containing protein: MYWTLELASYLEDAPWPATKDELIDFSIRSGAPMEVVENLQGLEDDGQPYESIEEVWPDYPTKEDFMFNEDEY, translated from the coding sequence ATGTACTGGACCCTCGAACTGGCCTCCTACCTGGAAGACGCCCCTTGGCCCGCCACCAAAGACGAATTGATTGACTTTTCCATCCGCTCGGGCGCGCCCATGGAAGTGGTAGAAAACCTCCAGGGCCTGGAAGACGACGGCCAGCCCTATGAGAGCATCGAGGAGGTGTGGCCCGACTACCCCACTAAGGAGGACTTCATGTTCAACGAGGACGAGTATTAA
- a CDS encoding lycopene cyclase family protein, which yields MVQTDYLIVGGGAAGLSLAYHLSQEPRLADKTVLLIEPEAKDQNDRTWSFWTAEPHPFEAIVAHEWHRIAFRSPGFERVIGLGPYRYQMIRGLDFYTFVRQALATNPRFTLQRGTVDELANTPTGVRARGSAGTATARFGFDSRPPAVVQNPAKHRYLLQHFVGWEVETDTDAFDPSVVEFMDFRGPQHHEARFIYVLPFGPRRALVEYTLFSETPLPKAEYEAHITDYLQHTLGLAAGQYRVIAEEAGAIPMTDHPLPARVGAHIVNLGTRGGRAKPSTGYAFRRIQAHSARLVAALAATGHLPADATGDRWQFRLFDTLLLDIMQRQGETTRDIFRQLFARNSVDRIFRFLDETTSWADNLRVMNSVAPGPFMRSIGHVLRGRPGKKRQE from the coding sequence GTGGTTCAGACAGATTACCTCATTGTGGGCGGCGGCGCGGCGGGCCTCAGCCTGGCCTACCACCTCAGCCAGGAGCCGCGGCTAGCCGATAAAACCGTGCTGCTCATCGAGCCCGAGGCCAAGGACCAGAACGACCGCACCTGGTCGTTCTGGACGGCCGAGCCGCACCCCTTCGAGGCCATCGTGGCGCACGAGTGGCACCGCATTGCGTTCCGCAGCCCGGGTTTTGAGCGGGTTATCGGCCTGGGGCCCTACCGCTACCAAATGATTCGGGGGCTGGATTTTTACACCTTCGTGCGCCAGGCCCTGGCCACCAACCCGCGCTTCACGCTGCAACGCGGCACCGTGGACGAGTTGGCTAACACGCCCACCGGGGTGCGCGCCCGCGGCAGCGCCGGCACCGCCACGGCCCGCTTCGGCTTCGACAGCCGCCCGCCCGCCGTGGTGCAAAACCCCGCCAAGCACCGCTACCTGTTGCAGCACTTCGTGGGTTGGGAGGTGGAAACAGACACCGACGCGTTCGACCCCAGCGTAGTGGAATTCATGGACTTCCGGGGGCCCCAGCACCACGAGGCGCGGTTCATCTACGTGCTGCCGTTTGGCCCGCGCCGGGCCCTGGTCGAGTACACGCTGTTCTCGGAAACCCCGCTGCCTAAGGCCGAATACGAAGCCCATATTACTGATTACTTGCAGCATACGCTGGGGCTGGCCGCGGGCCAGTACCGCGTGATAGCCGAAGAAGCCGGCGCCATCCCGATGACCGACCACCCGCTGCCGGCCCGCGTGGGGGCCCACATCGTTAACCTGGGCACGCGCGGCGGGCGGGCCAAGCCCAGCACGGGCTACGCATTCCGGCGCATCCAGGCGCACTCGGCGCGGCTGGTGGCCGCCCTGGCCGCCACCGGCCACCTGCCCGCCGACGCCACCGGCGACCGTTGGCAATTCCGGCTTTTCGATACGCTGCTGCTCGACATCATGCAGCGCCAGGGCGAAACTACGCGCGACATTTTCCGGCAGCTATTCGCCCGCAATTCGGTGGACCGCATCTTCCGGTTTCTGGACGAAACCACCAGCTGGGCCGACAACCTGCGGGTGATGAATTCGGTGGCCCCGGGGCCCTTTATGCGCTCCATCGGGCACGTGCTGCGCGGCCGGCCAGGCAAAAAAAGGCAGGAATAG